A genomic window from Vagococcus sp. CY52-2 includes:
- the glyA gene encoding serine hydroxymethyltransferase, giving the protein MDYKKEDAVLWDAIANEKQRQQETIELIASENFVSEAVMAAQGSVLTNKYAEGYPGRRYYGGCEFIDVVENLAIDRAKDLFQADFANVQAHSGSQANTAAYLSLVEDGDTIMGMDLTAGGHLTHGSPVNFSGKTYNFVSYGVDPVTEVIDYEVVRILARKHQPKLIVAGASAYSRDIDFKKFREIADSVGAKLMVDMAHIAGLVATGLHQNPVPYADIVTSTTHKTLRGPRGGLILTNSPELAKKINSAIFPGIQGGPLEHVIAGKAAAFREALLPEFKDYSKQVLANAKAMARVINQTPGARLISGDTDNHLLLIDVTGFELTGKEAEAILDSVHITVNKNTIPFESQSPFVTSGIRIGTPAITTRGFKEEDAKKVAELIVEALTYHGEESVLEKVRKEVAELLKSHPLYK; this is encoded by the coding sequence ATGGATTATAAAAAAGAAGATGCTGTTTTGTGGGATGCTATAGCGAATGAAAAACAAAGACAACAAGAAACAATAGAGCTAATTGCTTCAGAAAATTTTGTATCTGAGGCTGTTATGGCAGCCCAAGGAAGTGTATTAACAAATAAATATGCAGAAGGATATCCTGGACGCAGATATTATGGTGGATGCGAATTTATTGATGTGGTAGAAAATTTAGCGATTGATCGTGCGAAAGATTTATTTCAAGCTGATTTTGCTAATGTTCAGGCTCATTCAGGTTCACAAGCTAACACTGCAGCCTACTTGTCTTTAGTTGAAGATGGGGATACTATTATGGGAATGGACCTAACAGCAGGAGGGCATTTAACGCATGGCTCTCCAGTAAACTTTAGTGGTAAAACATATAACTTTGTGTCATATGGTGTAGATCCAGTGACAGAAGTTATCGACTATGAAGTGGTGAGAATTTTAGCAAGAAAACATCAACCAAAACTGATTGTAGCTGGAGCAAGTGCATACTCTAGAGACATTGATTTCAAGAAATTTAGAGAAATAGCAGATAGTGTTGGAGCTAAATTAATGGTTGATATGGCTCATATTGCTGGACTTGTTGCAACAGGTCTCCATCAAAATCCAGTTCCGTATGCAGATATTGTGACATCAACGACTCATAAAACATTAAGAGGTCCTAGAGGTGGCCTTATTTTAACTAACTCTCCAGAATTAGCTAAAAAGATAAATAGTGCTATTTTCCCAGGTATTCAAGGGGGTCCATTAGAGCATGTTATAGCAGGAAAAGCTGCGGCATTTAGAGAAGCGCTATTACCAGAATTTAAAGATTATAGTAAACAAGTATTAGCAAATGCTAAGGCTATGGCTCGTGTAATCAATCAAACACCAGGAGCTCGTTTAATTAGTGGAGATACAGATAATCATTTATTATTAATAGATGTGACAGGGTTTGAGTTAACTGGTAAAGAAGCAGAAGCTATTTTAGATAGTGTACATATTACAGTTAATAAAAATACCATTCCATTTGAGAGCCAAAGTCCATTTGTAACAAGTGGTATCCGTATTGGGACACCCGCAATTACAACACGTGGATTTAAAGAAGAAGATGCTAAAAAAGTAGCTGAATTAATTGTTGAAGCACTAACTTATCATGGAGAAGAAAGTGTGTTAGAGAAAGTAAGAAAAGAAGTAGCAGAATTATTAAAGAGCCACCCACTTTATAAATAA
- a CDS encoding sulfite exporter TauE/SafE family protein codes for MVRTVLLTLIILVNGFFAFTFVKDLMSHKEEFKEEKANVKWLPFTSFIMFFLSTFGISDFAIGTVLYPKLGWVNMKKLPGTLNTQCVIPVAAMALSYISGVNVGIKTLAICIVAQVIGAYIGPKFVVKLPEDTIKKFVGVGLIIAAFLIFAGQVNWIQSNGTATELYGGKLVLAAFLLFVYGALNNIGIGSYALTMVTVYLLGMDPIAAFPIMMGACTFSVPIGSVQFIKFGEYSRKITLFTSIFGVLGVLVAVFLVKSLNTYMLKWVVIFVLLYSSYSMLAAQLKKGSQTA; via the coding sequence ATGGTCAGAACAGTTTTATTAACATTAATTATATTAGTCAATGGATTTTTCGCTTTTACTTTTGTGAAAGATTTAATGAGTCATAAAGAAGAATTTAAAGAAGAAAAAGCGAATGTAAAATGGTTGCCTTTTACATCATTTATCATGTTTTTCCTATCAACATTTGGTATTTCAGATTTTGCAATAGGAACCGTTCTTTATCCAAAATTAGGTTGGGTAAATATGAAAAAATTACCAGGAACATTAAACACACAATGTGTTATACCTGTAGCAGCAATGGCATTATCATATATTTCAGGGGTAAATGTTGGGATTAAAACATTAGCCATTTGTATTGTGGCACAAGTTATTGGTGCTTATATTGGACCAAAATTTGTTGTAAAATTACCTGAAGATACCATAAAAAAATTCGTTGGTGTTGGGTTAATTATTGCCGCATTCTTAATTTTTGCGGGACAAGTTAATTGGATTCAATCAAATGGGACAGCAACAGAGTTATATGGTGGTAAACTAGTCCTAGCAGCGTTTTTATTATTTGTATATGGGGCATTAAATAATATTGGGATTGGGTCATATGCTTTGACAATGGTTACAGTTTACTTATTAGGAATGGATCCAATTGCCGCTTTCCCAATTATGATGGGAGCGTGTACCTTCTCAGTGCCAATCGGAAGTGTTCAATTCATTAAATTTGGTGAATATAGCCGTAAAATCACATTATTTACGTCAATATTTGGTGTTCTAGGGGTATTGGTAGCAGTCTTTTTAGTGAAATCACTAAATACTTATATGTTGAAATGGGTTGTTATCTTTGTTCTTTTATATAGCTCATATTCAATGTTAGCAGCACAACTTAAAAAAGGATCACAAACAGCTTAA
- a CDS encoding TrmB family transcriptional regulator → METIIQIMKKYHFSEMETLVYTTLLEQDKLTGYEISKQSGVPRSKVYNILEKLLKKNLVIVNKSEPKLYRAISSDEFIERLEKDVKQDLAVLDKQLGEIKEAEEEELLWKIEGYSHVLEKVEHLIKHSKKSLLVQIWKQDISNELLFLLQEAEKRLDECVVILFDTEHHYNLPLNHYYQHGFEEEKLKDFGSRWINIVRDEKEVVFGTLSEETSQTDVTWTKNNAMVSLSKEYIKHDAYTLKIIEELPQELRSKYGHEFEKVRSIFKGE, encoded by the coding sequence ATGGAAACAATAATACAAATAATGAAAAAATATCATTTTTCTGAGATGGAGACATTAGTGTACACCACACTGTTGGAACAAGATAAGCTAACAGGTTATGAAATAAGTAAACAATCTGGTGTACCACGCTCAAAAGTGTATAACATTTTAGAAAAGTTATTGAAAAAAAATTTAGTTATTGTGAATAAATCAGAACCAAAGTTGTATCGAGCGATATCTTCAGATGAATTTATTGAACGCTTAGAAAAGGATGTCAAACAGGATTTAGCTGTTTTGGATAAGCAATTAGGCGAGATAAAAGAAGCTGAAGAAGAAGAGTTATTATGGAAAATTGAAGGGTATTCTCATGTTTTGGAAAAAGTTGAGCATTTAATCAAGCACTCTAAAAAAAGTTTGTTGGTTCAAATATGGAAACAAGATATCAGTAACGAGCTATTATTTTTATTACAAGAAGCTGAGAAACGATTAGACGAGTGTGTGGTGATTCTATTTGATACAGAACATCATTATAATCTGCCATTAAATCATTATTATCAACATGGGTTTGAAGAAGAAAAATTAAAAGACTTTGGATCTAGGTGGATTAACATTGTTCGAGATGAAAAAGAAGTGGTGTTTGGTACATTATCAGAAGAAACAAGTCAAACAGACGTCACGTGGACAAAAAATAATGCGATGGTTAGTTTATCAAAAGAATACATTAAACATGATGCTTATACATTGAAAATTATTGAAGAATTGCCTCAAGAATTGCGTAGTAAATATGGTCACGAGTTTGAAAAAGTGCGTTCAATATTTAAGGGGGAATAG
- the prmC gene encoding peptide chain release factor N(5)-glutamine methyltransferase: protein MDKPITYFEVLKWASSFLEAHDKDASIAEYLLLEYNQWTKTDLLLHFKKDVPQDLLDRLSNDLEKVSQDYPPQYLIGSCEFYGERFLVSEDTLIPRPETEELVECCLTENDFQNKVVVDVGTGTGIIAISLKKNRPNWTVRAIDLSPEALEIAQKNAKYLETDIEFYEGNTLEPVANQMFDIILSNPPYISVDEWEEMDESVRNYEPKLALFANDNGLAIYEKLAKEATQLLTSDGKIYLEIGYKQGSSVAQIFQEYFPNKIVEIVKDMSGHDRIVKVY, encoded by the coding sequence ATGGATAAGCCTATTACATATTTTGAAGTCCTGAAATGGGCTTCTTCTTTTTTAGAAGCACATGATAAAGACGCTTCAATTGCTGAATATTTATTACTTGAGTATAATCAATGGACAAAAACAGACTTGTTGTTACATTTTAAAAAAGATGTTCCCCAAGATTTATTGGACAGATTATCAAATGATTTAGAAAAGGTCAGTCAAGATTACCCACCCCAATATTTGATTGGCTCATGTGAATTTTATGGTGAACGCTTTTTAGTGTCAGAAGACACCTTAATTCCAAGACCAGAAACAGAAGAACTGGTAGAATGTTGTTTAACAGAAAATGATTTTCAAAACAAAGTTGTGGTGGATGTTGGAACAGGAACAGGTATTATTGCCATTAGTTTGAAAAAGAACAGACCTAATTGGACGGTTAGGGCGATTGATTTATCACCCGAAGCATTGGAAATAGCACAAAAAAATGCCAAATATTTAGAAACTGACATTGAGTTTTATGAAGGAAATACCCTTGAACCAGTAGCAAATCAGATGTTTGATATTATATTATCTAATCCACCTTATATTAGTGTTGATGAATGGGAAGAAATGGATGAATCAGTAAGAAATTATGAACCAAAATTAGCGTTATTTGCTAACGATAACGGGTTGGCTATTTATGAAAAACTAGCAAAAGAAGCAACGCAATTATTAACAAGTGATGGAAAGATTTATTTAGAGATAGGATATAAACAAGGAAGTAGCGTAGCACAGATATTTCAAGAGTATTTCCCTAATAAAATAGTAGAAATTGTAAAAGATATGTCAGGACATGACCGAATCGTTAAAGTTTACTAA
- a CDS encoding L-threonylcarbamoyladenylate synthase, translating to MGTTVYHHDEIKEAAKIIKQGGLISFPTETVYGLGADATNTEAVKKVYLAKGRPSDNPLIVHVNSKEMVEEYVDTIPDKALQLMKIFWPGPLTLIFNLAQNNNLSTSVTANLNTAAFRMPNNFVTLELIRQSATPLVGPSANTSGKPSPTTAIHVLNDLSGKIEGILDDGECEVGIESTVLDMSNPNMPTILRPGAITKEEIEEVIGEIAIDTHLIDEHNAPKSPGMKYKHYSPDTPVVMIDSELDNWEEAVEYYQQLNKTVAILSNKEIVSRLVDYSVFAHYILSDKKDVKSAMHHLFGGLRALDAELLGYNGVILAEGYPEVSQNMGYMNRLKKAANQTFFRK from the coding sequence ATGGGTACAACAGTATATCATCATGATGAAATAAAAGAAGCAGCAAAAATTATTAAGCAAGGGGGACTCATCTCATTTCCAACTGAAACCGTTTATGGATTGGGAGCAGACGCAACCAATACAGAAGCGGTGAAAAAAGTCTATCTAGCTAAGGGACGTCCCAGTGATAACCCTTTGATTGTTCATGTGAATTCAAAAGAGATGGTAGAAGAATATGTTGATACTATTCCTGATAAAGCTTTACAGTTGATGAAGATATTCTGGCCAGGACCATTAACGCTTATTTTTAATTTAGCACAGAACAATAATTTATCAACCAGTGTAACAGCTAATTTAAATACAGCTGCTTTTAGAATGCCTAATAACTTTGTCACACTGGAATTGATTCGTCAGTCAGCTACACCACTAGTTGGTCCAAGTGCTAATACATCAGGTAAACCAAGTCCAACTACTGCCATTCACGTATTGAATGATTTAAGCGGAAAGATTGAAGGGATACTAGATGACGGTGAATGTGAGGTTGGGATAGAATCGACTGTGTTAGATATGAGCAATCCTAACATGCCGACTATTTTAAGACCAGGAGCGATTACAAAAGAAGAGATTGAAGAAGTTATTGGTGAAATAGCGATAGATACACACTTAATTGATGAACACAACGCCCCAAAATCGCCAGGTATGAAATACAAACATTATTCTCCTGACACACCAGTGGTAATGATAGATAGTGAATTAGATAATTGGGAAGAAGCGGTTGAATATTACCAACAATTAAATAAAACAGTTGCTATTTTATCTAATAAAGAAATAGTGAGTCGTTTAGTGGATTATTCGGTATTTGCTCATTATATACTATCAGACAAAAAAGATGTTAAATCTGCTATGCATCATTTGTTTGGTGGATTAAGGGCCCTCGATGCTGAATTATTAGGATATAATGGTGTAATTTTAGCAGAAGGGTATCCTGAAGTAAGCCAAAATATGGGTTATATGAATCGACTAAAAAAAGCAGCAAATCAAACATTTTTTAGAAAATAA
- a CDS encoding TVP38/TMEM64 family protein — MKKFVHRFGFFGPVIFILIQIIQPIVPIIPGGVSDVAGILSFGPVLGVLYASAGLVIGEIILFLLVRKYGRKFVLSITSDKNMPRLERLVDVGNKHTIWMLIIVFLMPFGPDDLACLASGFTKISLKDYIKTIILLKPISVAIHCYLLLDVFKMVKIN, encoded by the coding sequence TTGAAAAAATTTGTTCATCGATTTGGCTTTTTTGGTCCAGTTATCTTTATTTTAATTCAAATCATTCAACCAATTGTGCCGATTATTCCTGGTGGGGTAAGTGATGTTGCTGGGATTTTATCTTTTGGTCCTGTTCTTGGTGTATTGTATGCTTCAGCTGGATTAGTAATAGGAGAAATCATATTATTCTTACTTGTGCGTAAATATGGTAGAAAATTTGTTTTATCAATCACATCAGATAAAAATATGCCCCGTTTAGAAAGGCTAGTTGATGTCGGAAATAAACACACTATTTGGATGTTAATTATTGTGTTTCTGATGCCATTTGGTCCAGATGATTTAGCGTGTCTAGCTTCTGGGTTTACAAAGATATCTTTAAAAGATTATATTAAAACGATTATATTATTAAAACCAATTTCTGTAGCTATTCATTGTTATTTATTGCTAGATGTTTTTAAAATGGTGAAAATAAACTAA
- a CDS encoding prepilin peptidase encodes MVLSSLLFFLGASLASFFVLVGERVSKQESIVLPRSHCSYCQHELRWSELVPVFSYCFLKGRCLYCFNHIGHASTLWELFSGLLFMLLYSLEVNTLQGVLFCLVWFILLSRLNQTDY; translated from the coding sequence ATGGTTTTATCAAGCTTATTGTTTTTCTTAGGGGCATCTTTGGCTTCTTTTTTTGTATTAGTGGGTGAGAGAGTATCTAAACAGGAATCCATTGTCCTACCTAGGTCTCATTGTTCTTATTGCCAACATGAGTTAAGGTGGTCTGAATTAGTTCCAGTGTTTTCTTATTGTTTCTTGAAAGGTCGCTGTTTATATTGCTTTAATCATATTGGTCATGCTAGTACATTGTGGGAATTATTTTCAGGTCTTTTATTTATGTTATTATATAGTTTAGAGGTAAACACATTACAAGGTGTTTTATTCTGTCTAGTTTGGTTTATCTTACTATCAAGGTTGAATCAGACAGATTATTAA
- a CDS encoding DEAD/DEAH box helicase, whose translation MVKNKFNLFGIDESIIEALDVLGYTTPTEVQKEVVPLLLEKKDMVVQSQTGSGKTAAFGIPVCDTVEWEERYPQVLILTPTRELATQIQEELFNIGRYKRLKVVSLFGKSSFQMQVKQLKQRTHIVVATPGRLYDHIMQKTINLSKINQVIIDEADEMFAMGFIEQLDQIMPRLPKKRNTALFSATMPDAVKRLSKKYLHNPVYVEIKKTDDQKKRISQYYQWTADDEKNAQFKDTLIVENPETSIIFCNTKVMVEELTKQLKNLGVNCEMLHGGMEQRDRTRVIKDYKRGYIHCLVATDVAARGIDVSDIKLVVNYDIPDKVETYTHRIGRTARFEKSGKAISFVNSKDKSSFKAILAKQGDSLEEMRCPNQELVKEMKRPFLDRQLESPKLRKEKGLSFNEDIMKIHINAGKKQKMRAGDIVGALCQIDGMTADDIGVIDLLDISTFVDILNGKGDLVLKTLQTKPIKGRLRKVNKSNVTKYEQDLQKYQR comes from the coding sequence ATGGTAAAAAATAAATTTAATCTATTTGGTATTGATGAGTCGATAATTGAGGCATTAGATGTTTTAGGTTATACAACCCCCACAGAAGTTCAGAAAGAAGTGGTACCATTACTTCTTGAAAAAAAAGATATGGTGGTACAATCTCAAACAGGTAGTGGGAAGACAGCCGCTTTTGGTATTCCTGTTTGTGATACAGTAGAGTGGGAAGAACGATACCCTCAAGTGTTAATTCTAACGCCAACTAGAGAATTGGCGACACAAATTCAAGAGGAATTATTTAATATAGGTCGTTATAAGCGATTAAAAGTCGTGAGTTTATTTGGAAAAAGTTCTTTTCAAATGCAGGTTAAACAATTGAAACAACGAACACATATTGTAGTTGCAACACCTGGTCGGTTGTATGACCATATCATGCAAAAAACAATCAACCTAAGTAAAATCAATCAAGTGATTATAGATGAAGCAGATGAAATGTTTGCGATGGGATTTATCGAGCAATTAGATCAAATCATGCCGAGATTACCTAAAAAAAGAAATACGGCGCTATTCTCTGCTACAATGCCAGATGCGGTGAAACGATTATCTAAAAAGTACCTACATAATCCAGTATATGTTGAAATAAAAAAAACGGATGACCAGAAGAAACGTATTTCACAATACTATCAATGGACAGCTGATGATGAAAAAAATGCGCAGTTTAAAGATACATTGATTGTTGAGAATCCTGAGACAAGTATTATTTTTTGTAATACAAAGGTTATGGTTGAAGAGTTAACGAAGCAACTAAAAAATCTAGGTGTTAATTGTGAGATGTTACATGGTGGGATGGAGCAACGAGATCGAACACGTGTGATAAAAGATTATAAACGTGGATACATTCATTGTTTAGTCGCAACAGATGTCGCAGCTAGAGGGATTGACGTATCAGACATTAAGCTAGTTGTGAATTATGATATTCCTGATAAAGTTGAAACCTATACGCATCGAATCGGCCGTACAGCTCGTTTTGAAAAAAGTGGGAAAGCTATATCATTTGTCAATTCGAAAGATAAATCCTCTTTTAAAGCGATTTTGGCTAAACAAGGCGATAGTCTTGAAGAAATGCGTTGTCCCAATCAAGAGTTAGTAAAAGAGATGAAACGTCCATTTTTAGATAGACAATTAGAATCTCCAAAATTACGTAAAGAAAAAGGGTTGTCTTTTAATGAAGACATTATGAAAATTCATATTAATGCAGGGAAAAAGCAAAAAATGCGTGCCGGTGATATTGTTGGAGCCTTATGTCAAATTGATGGTATGACTGCAGATGATATTGGTGTGATCGATTTATTAGATATTTCAACTTTTGTCGACATTTTAAATGGTAAAGGTGATTTGGTATTAAAAACACTTCAAACAAAACCAATTAAAGGACGTTTGAGAAAAGTAAACAAATCAAACGTTACAAAGTATGAGCAAGATTTACAAAAATATCAACGCTAA
- a CDS encoding ornithine cyclodeaminase family protein, producing MLFLKKEDIEKCFDMRAAMDASLEALKIYSEGRASIPLRTNIPVPKAEGQSLYMPGYVECDSGKDALGVKIVSVYPKNIEKNIPSVPATMVVLDAETGIVNAMLDGTYLTQLRTGAVQGAATELLARKDAKIGALIGTGGQAESQLWAMLTARDLTEVRIFDIDFERASVFAKEMAEKFKVTMIPTQTAQECVEGADIITSVTTSKRPTFSSEWVKKGAHINGVGAYTHDMCEIPREIIKESDLIIFDTMDGVLQEAGDFMQPLEDGYLSKDKYAGELGELGLGKLTGREHDEDITIFKTVGSAVLDVYVAQKMVEQAKEKNIGLTV from the coding sequence ATGTTATTTTTGAAAAAAGAAGATATTGAAAAATGTTTTGATATGAGAGCGGCAATGGATGCATCACTAGAGGCATTAAAAATTTATTCAGAAGGTCGGGCAAGTATTCCGTTACGAACAAATATTCCAGTACCAAAAGCAGAGGGACAAAGTCTTTATATGCCTGGTTATGTTGAATGTGACAGTGGAAAAGATGCATTAGGTGTTAAAATTGTGTCGGTTTACCCAAAAAATATTGAAAAAAATATCCCAAGTGTTCCAGCGACAATGGTCGTTCTTGATGCGGAAACAGGGATTGTGAATGCGATGCTTGATGGCACTTATTTAACACAATTAAGAACAGGGGCTGTGCAAGGAGCTGCAACAGAACTTTTGGCGAGAAAAGATGCAAAAATAGGGGCACTGATTGGAACAGGTGGACAAGCTGAAAGTCAATTATGGGCGATGTTGACAGCAAGAGACTTAACAGAAGTACGTATCTTTGATATTGATTTTGAAAGAGCCTCTGTATTTGCAAAAGAAATGGCAGAAAAATTTAAGGTTACAATGATTCCAACTCAAACAGCACAAGAATGCGTTGAGGGTGCTGACATCATTACAAGCGTAACAACATCTAAACGTCCGACATTCTCTAGTGAGTGGGTGAAAAAAGGAGCTCATATAAATGGAGTGGGAGCATACACACATGATATGTGCGAAATTCCACGAGAAATCATTAAAGAATCTGACTTAATTATCTTTGATACAATGGACGGTGTGTTACAAGAAGCAGGCGACTTTATGCAACCACTAGAAGATGGCTATCTATCAAAAGATAAATATGCTGGTGAATTAGGAGAGCTTGGTTTAGGTAAATTAACTGGTAGAGAACATGATGAAGACATTACTATTTTCAAAACAGTTGGTTCAGCTGTACTAGATGTATACGTGGCGCAAAAGATGGTTGAACAAGCGAAAGAAAAAAATATTGGTTTAACTGTATAA
- a CDS encoding thymidine kinase — protein MAQLFFKYGAMNSGKTIEILKVAHNYEEQNKPVVLMTSGLDTRDEIGVISSRIGLRREAIPIFHETNVYDIVKKMTDKPYCILVDESQFLEQAHVVQFAKIVDELDIPVMAFGLKNDFKNELFEGSKYLLLYADKIEELKTICWFCHKKATMNLRMDNNKPVYTGEQIQIGGNEAYYPVCRKHYVNPPLSNRKDEENV, from the coding sequence ATGGCTCAATTATTTTTTAAATATGGTGCGATGAATAGTGGGAAAACGATTGAAATTTTAAAGGTTGCTCACAACTATGAAGAACAAAATAAACCAGTCGTTTTGATGACCAGTGGATTGGATACAAGAGATGAGATTGGTGTTATATCCAGTCGCATTGGATTACGACGAGAGGCTATTCCGATTTTCCATGAAACCAATGTTTATGATATAGTAAAAAAGATGACTGATAAACCATACTGTATCCTAGTAGATGAGTCTCAATTTTTAGAACAAGCTCATGTGGTTCAATTTGCTAAAATTGTGGATGAATTAGATATTCCAGTAATGGCATTTGGACTTAAAAATGATTTTAAAAATGAGTTGTTTGAGGGCTCTAAGTATTTATTATTATACGCAGATAAAATAGAAGAATTAAAAACAATTTGTTGGTTTTGTCATAAAAAAGCCACAATGAATCTAAGAATGGATAACAATAAACCTGTTTATACAGGTGAACAAATTCAAATAGGTGGCAATGAAGCTTATTACCCAGTTTGTCGTAAGCATTATGTGAATCCGCCGTTGTCAAATCGAAAGGATGAAGAAAATGTTTGA
- the prfA gene encoding peptide chain release factor 1: MFDQLQSIEDRYEELAELLSDPDVVSDTKRFMELSKEEAGTRETVEVYRRYKEVIEGISDTEELLGEKLDDEMQEMAKEELSELKTEKEELEERIKILLLPKDPNDDKNIILEIRGAAGGDEAALFAGDLFEMYQSYSQNQGWTFEVMDANITDIGGYKEVTVMITGNSVFSKLKYESGAHRVQRVPSTESQGRVHTSTATVVVLPEAEEVELDLEDKDIRVDIYHASGAGGQHVNKTASAVRLTHIPTGIVVAMQDERSQLKNREKAMKVLRARVYDQLQQESRSEYDANRKSAVGTGDRSERIRTYNFPQNRVTDHRIGLTIQKLDQILAGKLDEIVDALIIYDQTAQLEKLNG, translated from the coding sequence ATGTTTGATCAATTACAATCAATCGAAGACCGTTATGAAGAATTAGCGGAGTTATTAAGTGACCCAGATGTCGTCAGTGACACGAAACGCTTCATGGAGCTATCTAAAGAAGAAGCAGGAACACGTGAAACAGTAGAAGTTTACCGTCGTTATAAAGAAGTGATAGAAGGAATTTCGGATACAGAAGAATTATTAGGTGAGAAACTTGATGATGAGATGCAAGAAATGGCAAAAGAAGAGTTGTCAGAGTTAAAAACAGAAAAAGAAGAATTAGAAGAACGGATTAAGATTCTTTTATTACCAAAAGACCCTAATGATGATAAAAATATCATTTTAGAAATTCGTGGCGCTGCTGGTGGAGATGAAGCGGCATTATTTGCAGGTGATTTGTTTGAAATGTATCAAAGTTACTCTCAAAATCAAGGTTGGACATTTGAGGTGATGGACGCTAATATCACTGATATTGGTGGTTACAAAGAAGTGACTGTGATGATTACTGGTAATAGTGTTTTTTCTAAGTTAAAATACGAAAGTGGTGCACATCGTGTACAACGTGTCCCATCAACTGAATCACAAGGTCGAGTGCATACATCAACGGCAACAGTTGTTGTGTTACCAGAAGCAGAAGAAGTTGAATTAGATTTAGAAGATAAAGACATTCGTGTGGATATTTATCATGCAAGTGGAGCTGGTGGACAGCACGTTAATAAGACTGCCTCTGCTGTGCGTTTGACACATATCCCAACAGGCATTGTTGTTGCGATGCAGGATGAGCGTTCTCAGTTAAAAAACAGAGAAAAAGCAATGAAGGTATTACGTGCTAGAGTGTATGACCAATTACAACAAGAAAGTCGTAGTGAGTATGATGCAAATCGTAAATCGGCTGTTGGTACAGGGGATCGCTCTGAACGTATTCGCACTTATAATTTTCCACAAAATCGTGTCACTGATCACCGAATTGGCTTAACGATTCAAAAATTAGATCAAATCTTAGCAGGAAAATTAGACGAAATTGTAGATGCTTTAATTATTTATGATCAAACAGCTCAATTGGAGAAATTAAATGGATAA
- a CDS encoding YxeA family protein, with translation MTYYKKIILALILIACIATPMSLYHKYQGGTYYYTKVTKEPSKTKEALDDREIKQGSIYAYNLASFDDKGTEKELEFDAYKDKPLKEHAYLKIKVNDIKGVLTWE, from the coding sequence ATGACCTACTACAAAAAAATAATATTAGCACTTATTTTAATCGCCTGTATTGCAACACCAATGTCTCTTTACCACAAGTACCAAGGTGGTACATACTATTATACAAAAGTTACGAAAGAACCTTCTAAGACTAAAGAGGCACTAGATGATAGAGAGATTAAACAGGGTTCAATCTATGCTTATAATCTTGCTAGTTTTGACGATAAAGGAACGGAAAAAGAACTTGAATTTGATGCTTACAAAGATAAACCATTAAAAGAACATGCTTATTTAAAAATAAAAGTAAATGATATTAAAGGCGTTCTTACTTGGGAATAA